In a genomic window of Comamonadaceae bacterium OTU4NAUVB1:
- the tadA gene encoding Flp pilus assembly complex ATPase component TadA: MTPSDPPAPPAPRHEGPLELRRLIEWLAEDRVISPAEAQRTIARCAQAASRQPPLVRLANVAMARASDGKPLDLELLTQWLAARAGLAYLRIDPLKVDVGKVADTMSAAYAERHKVLPVQVSPTEVVVATAEPFLTDWIAEVERQSRRTVRRVVANPGDIQRYTAEFFALAKSVRAAQKSGGNAGGASFEQLVELGKSNRPLDANDQSVVQVVDWLWQYAFDQRASDIHLEPRREQGVIRFRIDGVLHPAYQMPMGVMNAMVARIKLLGRMDVVEKRRPLDGRIKTRNMRGDEVEMRLSTLPTAFGEKMVMRIFDPDTAVKDLDALGFSQHDAERWEQLVTRPHGIVLVTGPTGSGKTTTLYSTLKRVATEQVNVSTIEDPIEMIEASFNQTQVQPQLDFGFTEGLRALMRQDPDIIMVGEIRDLATAEMAVQAALTGHLVFSTLHTNDAPSAVTRMMELGVPSYLINAVMLGVLAQRLVRTLCPHCKQPDEAMTQERLAEFVKPWQLNGAVRAYRPVGCVDCRMTGYRGRMGLYELLSIGEAFKTRVDKTPDLAALRRQAVADGMRPLRLAGALRVAEGLTTIEEVLSATPPLT; encoded by the coding sequence ATGACCCCGAGCGATCCCCCCGCGCCGCCGGCACCGCGCCATGAAGGCCCGCTCGAACTGCGCCGACTCATCGAGTGGCTGGCCGAGGACCGCGTGATCTCGCCGGCCGAGGCCCAGCGCACCATCGCGCGCTGCGCGCAGGCCGCCAGCCGCCAGCCGCCGCTGGTGCGCCTGGCCAACGTCGCCATGGCGCGCGCGTCCGACGGCAAGCCGCTCGACCTGGAGCTGCTCACGCAATGGCTGGCCGCTCGCGCGGGGCTGGCCTACCTGCGCATTGATCCGCTCAAGGTCGATGTCGGCAAGGTCGCCGACACCATGAGCGCGGCCTACGCCGAGCGTCACAAGGTGCTGCCGGTGCAGGTCTCGCCGACCGAGGTGGTCGTCGCCACCGCCGAGCCGTTCCTCACCGACTGGATCGCCGAGGTCGAGCGCCAGTCGCGGCGCACGGTGCGCCGCGTGGTGGCCAATCCGGGCGACATCCAGCGCTACACGGCCGAGTTCTTCGCGCTCGCCAAATCGGTGCGCGCGGCGCAGAAGTCCGGTGGCAACGCGGGCGGCGCGAGCTTCGAGCAGCTCGTGGAGCTGGGCAAGAGCAACCGCCCGCTCGACGCCAACGACCAGAGCGTGGTGCAGGTGGTCGACTGGCTGTGGCAGTACGCCTTCGACCAGCGCGCCAGCGACATCCACCTGGAGCCGCGGCGCGAGCAGGGCGTGATCCGCTTCCGGATCGACGGCGTGCTGCATCCGGCCTACCAGATGCCCATGGGCGTGATGAACGCGATGGTCGCGCGCATCAAGCTGCTCGGGCGGATGGACGTGGTGGAGAAGCGCCGTCCGCTCGACGGCCGCATCAAGACGCGCAACATGCGCGGCGACGAGGTCGAGATGCGGCTGTCGACGCTGCCCACGGCCTTCGGCGAGAAGATGGTGATGCGCATCTTCGACCCCGACACGGCGGTCAAGGACCTCGACGCGCTGGGTTTCTCGCAGCACGACGCCGAGCGCTGGGAACAGCTGGTGACGCGGCCGCACGGCATCGTGCTGGTGACCGGTCCGACCGGCTCGGGCAAGACGACGACGCTGTACTCCACGCTCAAGCGCGTGGCCACCGAGCAGGTCAACGTCAGCACCATCGAGGACCCGATCGAGATGATCGAGGCCTCGTTCAACCAGACCCAGGTGCAGCCGCAGCTGGATTTCGGATTCACCGAGGGCCTGCGCGCGCTGATGCGGCAGGACCCGGACATCATCATGGTGGGCGAGATCCGCGACCTGGCCACGGCGGAGATGGCGGTGCAGGCCGCGCTCACCGGCCACCTCGTCTTCAGCACCCTGCACACCAACGACGCGCCCAGCGCGGTGACGCGGATGATGGAGCTGGGCGTGCCGTCCTACCTCATCAACGCGGTGATGCTCGGCGTGCTGGCCCAGCGCCTGGTGCGCACGCTGTGCCCGCACTGCAAGCAGCCCGACGAGGCGATGACGCAGGAGCGGCTGGCCGAGTTCGTGAAGCCCTGGCAGCTCAACGGCGCCGTGCGCGCCTACCGGCCGGTGGGCTGCGTCGACTGCCGCATGACCGGCTACCGCGGCCGCATGGGACTCTACGAACTGCTGAGCATCGGCGAGGCCTTCAAGACCCGGGTCGACAAGACGCCCGACCTCGCCGCGCTGCGCCGCCAGGCGGTGGCCGACGGCATGCGCCCGCTGCGCCTGGCCGGCGCCCTGCGCGTGGCCGAGGGCCTGACGACCATCGAGGAAGTGCTGAGCGCGACGCCGCCGCTGACCTAG
- a CDS encoding spermidine synthase produces the protein MASRARPALPEVNFSDWGDIRYLHLGTEWIQGSMKMDAPYEIELEYVQRMMVWLLFVDPAGVARRHAMQLGLGAATLTKFSRKQLRMRTTAVELNPQVIAACRGWFKLPADDARLAVVLADAGEEIRDPRWHGTVDALQVDLYDHEAAAPVLDSEGFYADCRALLTEDGAMTVNLFGRSSSYERSLEKIAAAFGAEAVWAFKPTREGNTVVLAQRTPTRPKRDLLVGRAEAVQTRWGLPAPKWLRVFKPLQP, from the coding sequence ATGGCGTCGCGGGCCCGGCCGGCGCTGCCGGAAGTCAATTTCTCCGACTGGGGCGACATCCGCTACCTGCACCTGGGCACGGAGTGGATCCAGGGCTCCATGAAGATGGACGCGCCCTACGAGATCGAACTCGAGTACGTGCAGCGCATGATGGTCTGGCTGCTGTTCGTCGACCCCGCGGGCGTGGCCAGGCGCCACGCGATGCAGCTCGGCCTGGGCGCCGCCACGCTGACCAAGTTCAGCCGCAAGCAGCTGCGCATGCGCACCACCGCCGTCGAGCTCAATCCGCAAGTGATCGCGGCGTGCCGGGGCTGGTTCAAGCTCCCGGCCGACGACGCCCGCCTCGCCGTGGTGCTGGCCGACGCCGGCGAGGAGATCCGCGACCCGCGCTGGCACGGCACGGTCGACGCGCTGCAGGTCGACCTCTACGACCACGAGGCGGCGGCGCCGGTGCTCGACAGCGAGGGCTTCTACGCCGACTGTCGCGCGCTGCTGACCGAGGACGGCGCCATGACCGTCAACCTGTTCGGCCGCTCGTCGAGCTACGAGCGCAGCCTGGAGAAGATCGCCGCCGCCTTCGGCGCCGAGGCGGTGTGGGCCTTCAAGCCCACGCGCGAGGGCAACACGGTGGTGCTGGCCCAGCGCACGCCCACGCGTCCGAAGCGCGACCTGCTCGTCGGGCGGGCCGAGGCCGTGCAGACGCGCTGGGGCCTGCCGGCGCCGAAGTGGCTGCGGGTCTTCAAGCCCCTGCAGCCCTGA
- a CDS encoding TatD family hydrolase produces the protein MAGFIDTHCHLDASEYGAERPAVRARAAAAGVSLCVIPAVGVANFRTVRELAHAQGDAYALGIHPLCTGEAGEGDLAALDAELHAHRDDPRLVAVGEIGLDHFVPGLDDAKQQHFFRAQLRLARAHDLPVILHVRRSVDRVLGHLRQAGGGRPWRGIAHAFNGSEQQARACLDLGLKLGFGGTLTFERALQVRRLAAALPGEAIVMETDSPDIQPHWLYRTREERDAGRPQGRNEPAELPRIAAVLAGLRDTSPAALAETTTRNAVAALPRLAALLDESARAA, from the coding sequence ATGGCTGGTTTCATCGACACGCACTGTCACCTGGACGCCTCCGAATACGGCGCCGAACGACCCGCGGTGCGCGCCCGCGCCGCCGCCGCCGGCGTGTCGCTGTGCGTGATCCCGGCCGTGGGGGTCGCCAACTTCCGCACCGTGCGCGAGCTTGCCCACGCCCAGGGCGACGCCTACGCGCTGGGCATCCATCCCCTGTGCACCGGCGAGGCCGGCGAGGGCGACCTGGCGGCGCTCGACGCCGAACTGCACGCGCACCGCGACGACCCCCGGCTGGTCGCCGTCGGCGAGATCGGGCTGGATCATTTCGTGCCCGGGCTCGACGACGCGAAGCAGCAGCACTTCTTCCGCGCCCAGCTGCGTCTCGCGCGCGCGCACGACCTGCCGGTCATCCTCCACGTGCGCCGGTCGGTCGACCGCGTGCTCGGCCACCTGCGCCAGGCCGGCGGCGGGCGCCCGTGGCGCGGCATCGCGCACGCCTTCAACGGCAGCGAACAGCAGGCGCGCGCCTGCCTCGACCTGGGCCTGAAGCTGGGTTTCGGCGGCACGCTGACCTTCGAACGCGCGCTGCAGGTGCGCCGGCTCGCGGCGGCGCTGCCCGGCGAGGCCATCGTCATGGAGACCGATTCCCCCGACATCCAGCCCCACTGGCTCTACCGCACACGCGAGGAGCGCGACGCCGGACGGCCGCAGGGACGCAACGAACCCGCCGAGCTGCCGCGCATCGCCGCCGTGCTGGCCGGGTTGCGGGACACCAGCCCGGCGGCGCTCGCCGAGACCACCACCCGCAACGCCGTGGCCGCGCTGCCGCGCCTGGCCGCCCTGCTGGACGAAAGCGCGCGAGCCGCCTGA
- a CDS encoding trypsin-like peptidase domain-containing protein, whose product MRRQAFLGWQPGRRAFAVLAVLFLSLAVGTAALWPRQAPYALTQKDIDAAVLRTLQTTSLPSPAARAAATVRPAVVRVVAYGPERATPEAKTQKRGRNLARGKPPEAEAPPGEPEERGVGTGVVIVDKGVILTNLHVVAGAETIKVTFFDGLESIATVTGTQPENDLAVLQAQKIPDDLIAATMRSTADLQPGDQVAAVGFPFGIGPSVSAGVVSGLKRSFRSPEGRQELGNLIQFDAAANPGNSGGPLVNMDGEVLGIVTAILNPTQQRTFIGIGFAVPIENAASAAGSPPF is encoded by the coding sequence ATGCGCAGGCAAGCTTTCCTCGGCTGGCAACCCGGCCGGCGGGCTTTCGCCGTCCTGGCGGTGCTGTTCCTGTCGCTGGCCGTCGGCACGGCGGCGCTGTGGCCGCGTCAGGCGCCCTATGCGCTGACCCAGAAGGACATCGACGCGGCGGTGCTGCGCACGCTGCAGACGACGTCCCTGCCCTCGCCGGCGGCACGCGCCGCCGCCACCGTGCGGCCGGCGGTCGTGCGGGTGGTGGCCTACGGCCCCGAGCGCGCCACGCCGGAGGCGAAGACGCAGAAGCGCGGCCGCAATCTGGCGCGCGGCAAGCCGCCGGAGGCCGAAGCGCCGCCCGGCGAGCCCGAGGAGCGGGGCGTGGGCACCGGCGTGGTGATCGTCGACAAGGGCGTGATCCTCACCAACCTGCACGTCGTCGCCGGGGCCGAGACGATCAAGGTGACCTTCTTCGACGGCCTCGAGTCGATCGCCACCGTCACCGGCACGCAGCCGGAGAACGACCTGGCGGTGCTGCAGGCGCAGAAGATCCCCGACGACCTCATCGCCGCGACGATGCGCTCCACGGCCGACCTGCAGCCGGGCGACCAGGTCGCCGCGGTCGGTTTTCCCTTCGGCATCGGGCCGTCGGTGTCGGCGGGGGTGGTGTCGGGGCTGAAACGCTCGTTCCGCTCGCCGGAAGGCCGGCAGGAACTGGGCAACCTGATCCAGTTCGACGCCGCGGCCAACCCCGGCAATTCGGGCGGCCCGCTGGTCAACATGGACGGCGAGGTGCTGGGCATCGTCACGGCCATCCTCAACCCGACCCAGCAGCGCACCTTCATCGGCATCGGCTTCGCGGTGCCCATCGAGAACGCGGCCTCCGCCGCCGGCTCGCCACCGTTCTGA
- a CDS encoding MoxR family ATPase, whose translation MSSTPEPSPFATAPATAELMEQILYEVKRVVVGQDRFLERVMVAMLAGGHLLVEGVPGLAKTLTIKTLADTLRGQFKRIQFTPDLVPSDLVGTRIYNQKTGDFTTSLGPVFANLLLADEINRAPAKVQSALLEVMQERQVTIAGETHRVPRPFLVMATQNPIETEGTYPLPEAQVDRFMMKVMVDYPSDEEEFVIVQRVIGPPVQATPVATTEQLAALQAEARRVYVDPSLIQYAVKLVSATRNPEKHGLRDMKRFITFGASPRATINLTEGARALALLRGRSYALPEDMTALVPDVLRHRVTLSYEGLSEGLTSDGLIEKIMRAVPAPPKPLEHEKLAA comes from the coding sequence ATGAGCAGCACCCCCGAGCCGTCGCCCTTCGCCACCGCGCCCGCCACCGCCGAGCTGATGGAGCAGATCCTCTACGAGGTCAAGCGCGTGGTGGTCGGGCAGGACCGTTTCCTCGAGCGCGTGATGGTGGCCATGCTCGCGGGCGGGCACCTGCTCGTCGAGGGCGTCCCGGGCCTGGCCAAGACCCTCACCATCAAGACGCTGGCCGACACCCTGCGCGGCCAGTTCAAGCGCATCCAGTTCACGCCCGACCTGGTGCCCTCGGACCTGGTGGGCACGCGCATCTACAACCAGAAGACCGGGGACTTCACGACCTCGCTCGGTCCGGTGTTCGCCAACCTGCTGCTGGCCGACGAGATCAACCGCGCGCCGGCCAAGGTGCAGAGCGCGCTGCTGGAGGTGATGCAGGAGCGCCAGGTCACCATCGCCGGCGAGACGCACCGGGTGCCGCGCCCGTTCCTGGTGATGGCGACGCAGAACCCGATCGAGACCGAGGGCACCTACCCGCTGCCCGAGGCGCAGGTCGACCGCTTCATGATGAAGGTGATGGTCGACTACCCGAGCGACGAGGAGGAGTTCGTGATCGTGCAGCGCGTGATCGGCCCGCCCGTGCAGGCGACCCCGGTGGCGACCACCGAACAGCTCGCCGCCCTGCAGGCCGAGGCGCGGCGCGTCTACGTGGACCCGTCGCTGATCCAGTACGCGGTGAAGCTGGTGTCGGCCACGCGCAATCCGGAGAAGCACGGCCTGCGCGACATGAAGCGCTTCATCACCTTCGGCGCCAGCCCGCGCGCCACCATCAACCTGACCGAGGGCGCGCGCGCATTGGCGCTGCTGCGCGGTCGCAGCTACGCGCTGCCCGAGGACATGACCGCGCTGGTGCCCGACGTGCTGCGCCACCGCGTGACGCTGTCGTACGAGGGGCTGTCGGAGGGCCTGACCTCGGACGGCCTGATCGAGAAGATCATGCGCGCCGTGCCGGCACCGCCCAAGCCGCTGGAACACGAGAAGCTGGCGGCGTGA
- a CDS encoding DUF58 domain-containing protein yields MKSWWRSRSRAPETAPEPVAAANDAGVGGVGGAERLLARLEWTVVRRLDGLLQGNYRTLMRGSGLDLADLREYQSHDDVRHIDWNVTARLQTPHVRVFTEDREMTAWFVLDLSRSVDFGSGTQAKRAVSIGFVGALARLLTRHGNRVGALVYGNDLEAVIPPRTGRRHVLHLLQSMQRRAVEAPPTQKGMTRLSDLLASAAGLMPRRSTVFVVSDFLSEPGWEQPLGRLALRHEVIAVRLFDPLELDLPDLGLVPLHDAETGEQLWVDTHDPGFRKRFARLAAEREATLRAALSKARVDTLELSTADDLAAAILRFASARKQRMRASGGGHPTFTKTAPAA; encoded by the coding sequence ATGAAATCGTGGTGGCGCTCCAGGTCGCGCGCGCCGGAGACGGCGCCGGAACCGGTCGCGGCGGCCAACGACGCTGGCGTGGGTGGCGTCGGTGGCGCGGAGCGGCTGCTGGCGCGGCTGGAATGGACCGTCGTGCGCCGGCTCGACGGCCTGCTGCAGGGCAACTACCGCACGCTGATGCGCGGCAGCGGACTGGACCTGGCGGACCTGCGCGAGTACCAGTCGCACGACGACGTGCGCCACATCGACTGGAACGTCACGGCGCGGCTGCAGACGCCGCACGTGCGCGTGTTCACCGAGGACCGGGAGATGACCGCCTGGTTCGTGCTCGACCTGAGCCGCTCGGTCGACTTCGGTTCGGGCACCCAGGCCAAGCGGGCGGTGTCGATCGGCTTCGTCGGCGCGCTGGCCCGGCTGCTCACGCGCCACGGCAACCGGGTCGGTGCGCTGGTCTACGGCAACGACCTCGAAGCGGTGATCCCGCCGCGCACCGGGCGGCGCCACGTGCTGCACCTGCTGCAGTCGATGCAGCGCCGCGCGGTCGAGGCGCCGCCCACGCAGAAGGGCATGACGCGGCTGTCGGACCTGCTGGCCTCGGCCGCCGGCCTGATGCCGCGGCGTTCGACCGTCTTCGTGGTCTCGGACTTCCTGAGCGAGCCCGGCTGGGAGCAGCCGCTCGGCCGGCTGGCGCTGCGCCACGAGGTGATCGCGGTGCGCCTGTTCGATCCGCTGGAACTCGACCTCCCCGACCTGGGCCTGGTGCCGCTGCACGACGCCGAGACGGGCGAGCAGCTGTGGGTCGACACCCACGACCCGGGTTTCCGCAAGCGCTTCGCGCGGCTGGCCGCCGAGCGCGAGGCCACCCTGCGCGCGGCGCTGTCCAAGGCGCGCGTGGACACGCTCGAACTCTCGACGGCCGACGACCTCGCCGCCGCCATCCTGCGCTTCGCCAGCGCACGCAAGCAGCGCATGCGCGCGAGCGGTGGCGGCCATCCGACCTTCACGAAGACGGCCCCGGCCGCATGA
- a CDS encoding VWA domain-containing protein: MNFLWPQFLWLLALLPVLSLLYLWLLRRKKKLALRYASLSLVREAMGTGQSVRRHVPPLLFLLAIAAMLIAAARPMAVVVLPSNQQTIILAMDVSGSMRATDVLPNRLVAAQEAAKAFIKDLPRTVKVGIVAFAGSAQVAQLPTVNRDDLVTAIDGFQLQRATATGNAIVVSLATLFPDAGIDVANFGPPSRSRGVPIEQAGRAPPKAFVPVAPGSYASAAIIMLTDGQRTTGVDPLDAAKAAAERGVRVYTVGVGTVDGETIGFEGWSMRVRLDEDTLKAVANQTQADYFYAGTAADLKKVYDTLSSRLTVEKKETEVSALFALGAALLALLSAGLSLFWFNRIL; the protein is encoded by the coding sequence ATGAATTTCCTCTGGCCCCAGTTCCTCTGGTTGCTGGCCCTGCTGCCGGTCCTGTCGCTGCTCTACCTGTGGCTGCTGCGCCGCAAGAAGAAGCTGGCCCTGCGCTATGCCAGCCTGTCGCTGGTGCGCGAGGCGATGGGCACCGGCCAGAGCGTGCGCCGCCACGTCCCGCCGCTGCTGTTCCTGCTGGCGATCGCGGCCATGCTGATTGCCGCGGCGCGCCCGATGGCGGTGGTGGTCCTGCCCTCCAACCAGCAGACGATCATCCTGGCGATGGACGTCTCGGGCAGCATGCGCGCGACCGACGTGCTGCCCAACCGGCTGGTGGCCGCGCAGGAGGCGGCCAAGGCCTTCATCAAGGACCTGCCGCGCACCGTCAAGGTCGGCATCGTCGCCTTCGCCGGCAGCGCCCAGGTGGCGCAGCTGCCCACCGTCAACCGCGACGACCTGGTCACCGCCATCGACGGCTTCCAGCTCCAGCGCGCCACGGCCACGGGCAATGCCATCGTGGTCTCGCTCGCCACGCTGTTCCCCGACGCCGGCATCGACGTCGCCAACTTCGGCCCGCCCAGCCGCTCGCGCGGCGTGCCCATCGAACAGGCCGGCCGCGCCCCGCCCAAGGCGTTCGTGCCGGTGGCCCCGGGCTCCTACGCGTCGGCCGCGATCATCATGCTCACCGACGGCCAGCGGACCACCGGCGTCGACCCGCTCGACGCGGCCAAGGCGGCGGCCGAGCGCGGCGTGCGCGTCTACACCGTCGGCGTGGGCACGGTCGATGGCGAGACCATCGGCTTCGAGGGCTGGTCGATGCGCGTGCGGCTCGACGAGGACACGCTCAAGGCCGTGGCCAACCAGACCCAGGCCGACTACTTCTACGCCGGCACGGCGGCCGACCTGAAGAAGGTCTACGACACGCTGAGTTCCCGCCTGACGGTGGAGAAGAAGGAGACCGAGGTCTCCGCCCTGTTCGCCCTCGGCGCGGCGCTGCTGGCCCTGCTGTCGGCCGGGCTGTCGCTGTTCTGGTTCAACCGCATCCTGTGA
- a CDS encoding SDR family oxidoreductase: MNDASLPTGAGPASSRHPFDLSGRVALVTGGNGGIGLGMALGLARAGARVVVAARNADKSAAAVAALAEAGGDAFALAADVTDEASVKALFDAVAERAGRLDILVNNAGTTVRKPVDRLALDEWRQVMDTNLTSAFLCSRAAHPLMKAAGGGKIINIGSMMSIFGAPYAPAYGASKGGIVQLTKSLAAAWAGDGIQANAVLPGWIRTDLTDGARAQVAGLEARVVARTAAGRWGEPGDLAGVAVFLASAASDFVTGTAIPVDGGYSIAA; the protein is encoded by the coding sequence ATGAACGACGCTTCCTTGCCCACCGGCGCCGGTCCCGCTTCGTCGCGTCATCCGTTCGACCTGAGCGGACGCGTCGCCCTGGTGACCGGCGGCAACGGCGGCATCGGCCTGGGCATGGCCCTGGGGCTGGCACGCGCCGGCGCCCGCGTCGTCGTGGCGGCGCGCAACGCGGACAAGTCGGCCGCGGCGGTGGCCGCACTCGCCGAGGCCGGCGGCGACGCCTTCGCGCTGGCGGCCGACGTGACCGACGAGGCGTCGGTGAAGGCGCTCTTCGACGCCGTGGCCGAACGCGCCGGGCGGCTCGACATCCTGGTCAACAACGCCGGCACCACGGTGCGCAAGCCGGTCGACCGGCTTGCGCTGGACGAATGGCGCCAGGTGATGGACACCAACCTCACCAGCGCCTTCCTGTGCAGCCGGGCGGCGCACCCGCTGATGAAGGCGGCCGGGGGCGGCAAGATCATCAACATCGGCTCGATGATGTCGATCTTCGGCGCGCCCTACGCGCCGGCCTACGGCGCCAGCAAGGGCGGCATCGTGCAGCTGACGAAGTCGCTGGCCGCCGCCTGGGCGGGCGACGGCATCCAGGCCAACGCGGTGCTGCCGGGCTGGATCCGGACCGATCTCACCGACGGCGCCCGTGCGCAGGTGGCCGGCCTGGAAGCGCGCGTGGTCGCCCGCACCGCCGCCGGCCGCTGGGGCGAGCCGGGCGACCTGGCCGGCGTCGCGGTGTTCCTGGCGAGCGCGGCCTCGGACTTCGTGACCGGCACCGCCATTCCGGTGGACGGGGGCTATTCGATCGCGGCCTGA
- a CDS encoding DUF4124 domain-containing protein produces MRARGPLVLALLLGLGTAAGAQVVRCRDAAGKVSYTDTGCRAGDQRVDLGLEPGTYAERGDAPAEGRLQQQLDGVERARRSQREAVDAVTRQSETSGGVAILDRRGDAQAEQRQRQRDAEQRRQREQVEAARLTPYGGSYGAPYDAAYGVPYGATQGGVPYRVPAPLPDLRPQLRDCGPAGCRDTLGNHYDRTGRLDRYVRPDGRACRPVGTTVVCN; encoded by the coding sequence ATGCGCGCGCGCGGCCCGCTCGTCCTGGCGCTGCTGCTGGGCCTGGGCACCGCCGCCGGCGCCCAGGTGGTGCGCTGCCGCGACGCCGCCGGCAAGGTCAGCTACACCGACACCGGCTGCCGGGCGGGCGACCAGCGCGTCGACCTCGGCCTCGAGCCGGGAACCTACGCGGAGCGCGGCGACGCGCCCGCCGAGGGCCGGCTGCAGCAGCAGCTCGACGGCGTGGAGCGCGCGCGGCGCTCTCAGCGCGAGGCGGTCGATGCCGTCACGCGGCAGTCCGAGACCTCGGGCGGCGTGGCGATCCTCGACCGCCGTGGCGATGCGCAGGCCGAGCAACGGCAGCGCCAGCGCGACGCCGAGCAGCGCCGCCAGCGCGAGCAGGTCGAAGCCGCGCGCCTGACGCCCTACGGCGGCAGCTACGGCGCTCCGTATGACGCCGCGTACGGGGTTCCCTACGGTGCCACCCAGGGCGGCGTGCCCTACCGCGTGCCGGCGCCGCTGCCCGACCTGCGCCCGCAACTGCGCGACTGCGGCCCCGCGGGCTGCCGCGACACCCTGGGCAACCACTACGACCGCACCGGGCGGCTCGACCGCTACGTGCGTCCGGACGGCCGCGCCTGCCGGCCGGTGGGCACGACGGTGGTCTGCAACTAG
- a CDS encoding adenosine deaminase — MTRPAFDTIPHDCLPDLLRAMPKAELHMHIEGSLEPELIFALARRNGVALPYADVEALRRAYAFTDLQSFLDIYYAGASVLLTEQDFHDMAWAYLERAAADHIVHTEMFFDPQTHTARGVPMEAVIDGLHRACVEARETLGVSATLILCFLRHLSEEDAFATLEAALPFRDRFIGVGLDSSEVGHPPEKFARVFARCRALGLRLVAHAGEEGPPAYVWSALDVLKVERIDHGVQSPKDPELMRRLARDRIPLTVCPLSNLKLCVFPDLAAHNLRELLDAGLVATVNSDDPAYFGGYMNDNFLQTFAATGLTARHAWQLAANSFEGSFIDEAQRAGYLRRLDDCFAGFAVAA, encoded by the coding sequence ATGACCCGCCCCGCCTTCGACACCATCCCCCACGACTGCCTGCCCGACCTCCTGCGCGCCATGCCCAAGGCCGAGCTGCACATGCACATCGAGGGTTCGCTCGAGCCCGAGCTGATCTTCGCGCTCGCCCGGCGCAACGGCGTCGCGCTGCCCTACGCCGACGTCGAGGCCCTGCGCCGCGCCTACGCCTTCACCGACCTGCAGAGCTTCCTGGACATCTACTACGCCGGCGCCAGCGTGCTGCTGACCGAGCAGGATTTCCACGACATGGCCTGGGCCTACCTGGAGCGCGCCGCCGCCGACCACATCGTGCACACCGAGATGTTCTTCGACCCGCAGACCCACACCGCGCGCGGCGTGCCGATGGAGGCGGTGATCGACGGCCTGCACCGTGCCTGCGTCGAGGCGCGCGAGACCCTGGGCGTGAGCGCCACGCTGATCCTGTGCTTCCTGCGCCATCTGAGCGAGGAGGACGCCTTCGCCACCCTGGAGGCCGCGCTGCCGTTTCGCGACCGCTTCATCGGTGTCGGGCTCGATTCGAGCGAGGTCGGCCACCCGCCGGAGAAGTTCGCCCGCGTCTTCGCGCGCTGCCGCGCGCTGGGCCTGCGCCTGGTGGCCCATGCGGGCGAGGAGGGCCCGCCGGCCTATGTCTGGAGCGCGCTCGACGTGCTGAAGGTCGAACGCATCGACCACGGCGTGCAGAGCCCGAAGGACCCCGAGCTGATGCGCCGCCTGGCGCGCGACCGCATCCCGCTGACCGTGTGCCCGTTGTCGAACCTGAAGCTGTGCGTGTTCCCCGACCTGGCCGCGCACAACCTGCGCGAGCTGCTCGACGCCGGCCTCGTCGCCACGGTGAATTCCGACGACCCGGCCTACTTCGGCGGCTACATGAACGACAACTTCCTGCAGACCTTCGCCGCCACCGGCCTGACGGCACGCCACGCCTGGCAGCTCGCGGCCAACAGCTTCGAGGGCAGCTTCATCGACGAGGCGCAGCGCGCGGGCTACCTGCGGCGCCTGGACGACTGCTTCGCCGGCTTCGCCGTCGCGGCCTGA